The following are encoded together in the Streptomyces rapamycinicus NRRL 5491 genome:
- a CDS encoding BlaI/MecI/CopY family transcriptional regulator gives MTLGALESAVMRVCWEVQAPVTVRAVLDRLNEGRERPLAYTTVMTVMTRLAEKRLLDRAIQGRGYAYTAAVADEAAIAVREVLRAHGDAAVAHFAAEASLDPQLRDRLRRLLEQSP, from the coding sequence GTGACCCTGGGGGCACTGGAGAGCGCGGTCATGCGGGTGTGCTGGGAGGTCCAAGCGCCAGTGACGGTCCGCGCCGTGCTCGACAGACTCAACGAGGGCCGGGAGCGGCCGCTGGCCTACACCACGGTGATGACGGTGATGACTCGCCTCGCGGAGAAGCGCTTGCTCGATCGGGCCATCCAGGGGCGTGGCTACGCGTACACGGCCGCCGTCGCGGATGAGGCCGCGATCGCCGTACGGGAGGTGCTGCGGGCGCACGGGGATGCCGCGGTCGCGCATTTCGCCGCCGAGGCGTCACTGGATCCGCAGCTACGGGACCGTCTTCGGCGGCTCTTGGAGCAGTCGCCGTGA
- a CDS encoding M56 family metallopeptidase — translation MSVTIHAAVAFLGCCLVTALAWQFTHHGIGADPRSGAAWAGVTLLTLSMAGGIRSARRLWLGLGATRAMDRQVRATAVADTAIHTTAQQAGLTARVDVIDSAGSFAFTHGLLRPRVTVSSGLMKSATPGELRAVLAHEAEHVRGRDPLRTLVADFLAARHIALPLLRHLRTVVAADRELAADRCAMAQCGVSAVAGALLKAGDTPRWANTAPAAAMGGRTLLAVRITQLEGAVPPPVRPDHRQVAVTAAGAALYMWAIAGSAWLMPTAPLACLGGGH, via the coding sequence GTGTCCGTGACGATTCACGCGGCGGTGGCCTTCCTTGGCTGCTGTTTGGTCACGGCTCTGGCCTGGCAGTTCACCCATCACGGGATCGGTGCCGACCCTCGGTCCGGCGCCGCGTGGGCCGGCGTCACGCTGCTCACCCTCTCTATGGCTGGAGGGATACGGTCCGCCCGGCGGCTGTGGCTCGGACTCGGCGCGACTCGGGCCATGGACCGCCAGGTCCGCGCCACGGCTGTCGCCGATACGGCCATACACACCACCGCCCAGCAGGCGGGCCTGACCGCCCGGGTAGATGTGATCGACAGTGCCGGTAGCTTCGCGTTCACCCACGGACTACTGCGCCCCCGAGTGACGGTCAGCAGCGGGCTCATGAAGTCGGCGACTCCTGGGGAATTGCGTGCGGTCCTGGCTCATGAGGCCGAGCACGTCCGTGGGCGCGATCCGCTCAGAACGCTCGTGGCCGATTTCCTGGCGGCACGGCACATCGCGCTTCCGCTCCTGCGTCATCTGCGAACGGTGGTCGCCGCCGACCGTGAACTGGCGGCGGACCGCTGCGCGATGGCTCAGTGCGGCGTCAGCGCCGTGGCCGGGGCACTGCTGAAGGCCGGCGACACTCCCCGATGGGCGAACACCGCCCCCGCCGCCGCGATGGGAGGCCGCACGTTGCTCGCCGTCAGGATCACGCAGCTCGAGGGCGCGGTACCGCCGCCCGTACGTCCGGACCACCGGCAGGTGGCTGTCACGGCCGCCGGGGCCGCGCTCTACATGTGGGCGATCGCCGGCTCCGCCTGGCTGATGCCGACGGCTCCGTTGGCCTGTTTGGGAGGAGGTCACTGA
- a CDS encoding class I SAM-dependent methyltransferase yields the protein MAAATDREKPIRHALFARIYPRINAFAEAHGALEHRRELLAETTGRIVEIGAGTGANFPHYPPEVEQVIAVEPEPRLRELAKRSSAGSPVPVEIRAGRAEALPVPDASADGVVASLVLCTIADVPAALGEAARVLRPGGLLYFYEHIRSTRPGLARRQRITNVVWPLLGGGCNLTRSPEPAITTAGFRIERARHFDFLINGRTTPSSPCVIGVARKAETAAQENTA from the coding sequence ATGGCCGCCGCGACGGACCGCGAGAAGCCGATACGCCATGCGCTCTTCGCTCGCATCTACCCGAGGATCAACGCCTTCGCCGAGGCCCACGGCGCCCTGGAACACCGGCGTGAGCTGCTCGCCGAGACCACCGGCCGGATCGTGGAGATCGGCGCGGGAACCGGCGCCAACTTCCCGCACTACCCGCCGGAGGTCGAGCAGGTCATCGCCGTCGAACCCGAGCCACGCCTGCGTGAACTCGCAAAGCGGTCGTCGGCCGGGTCCCCCGTGCCGGTGGAGATCCGCGCAGGCCGGGCCGAGGCGCTGCCCGTCCCCGACGCTTCCGCCGACGGAGTCGTGGCCTCGCTCGTCCTGTGCACGATCGCCGACGTCCCCGCCGCGCTCGGGGAAGCCGCCCGTGTACTACGACCGGGCGGGCTGCTGTACTTCTACGAGCACATCCGATCGACACGCCCCGGCCTGGCAAGGCGGCAGCGGATCACCAACGTGGTGTGGCCACTGCTGGGCGGCGGCTGCAATCTCACCCGGAGCCCCGAACCAGCCATCACCACTGCCGGATTCAGAATCGAACGCGCACGGCACTTCGACTTCCTCATCAACGGCCGCACCACACCCAGCTCCCCGTGCGTCATCGGTGTCGCACGCAAAGCCGAGACCGCCGCCCAGGAGAACACCGCATAA
- a CDS encoding serine hydrolase domain-containing protein: MDVCDTLVQSYSLSKSFVTLAALAAVRAGALALDEPIAGYWSAYGARGKDRAILRHVLTHRAGQPRFAPEAAGFDLLDDGGLRESLARAAPEYLPGTSLGEHALTYGHLVDGILRASAGATLGEVFNGVVRPALGLDAWFGVPDEALDRVADLAYADPNWPRQFHAAPWLRTPVGVPTIPGPPKSPRRWVTT, translated from the coding sequence ATGGACGTTTGCGACACCCTGGTCCAGTCCTACTCGCTGTCGAAATCGTTCGTCACGCTCGCCGCCCTGGCCGCGGTCAGGGCGGGTGCGCTGGCACTGGACGAGCCGATCGCCGGGTATTGGAGCGCGTACGGGGCCCGGGGCAAGGATCGGGCCATTCTCCGCCATGTGCTCACGCACCGGGCGGGCCAGCCGCGTTTCGCTCCCGAAGCGGCGGGCTTCGACCTGCTGGATGACGGCGGGCTGCGGGAGAGTCTGGCGCGAGCGGCGCCGGAGTACCTTCCCGGGACCTCGCTCGGGGAACACGCGTTGACCTACGGTCACTTGGTCGACGGCATCCTGCGGGCGAGCGCAGGGGCGACGCTGGGGGAGGTGTTCAACGGTGTGGTACGCCCCGCGTTGGGGCTCGACGCGTGGTTCGGAGTGCCGGATGAGGCCCTGGACCGTGTCGCCGACTTGGCATACGCGGACCCGAACTGGCCACGGCAGTTCCACGCCGCACCGTGGCTGCGGACCCCGGTCGGAGTGCCGACCATTCCCGGGCCGCCGAAATCGCCGCGGCGCTGGGTGACGACCTGA
- a CDS encoding multicopper oxidase family protein: MNSINRRSVLLAGLGAAGTGALAACGGSSGDADNTPALVKPSDPAVAAAEKKRTSTGKVHKLTLTAAPAMVELGGGVMARSWVFGGRAPGKELRVSAGDTVAAELSNQLPNKTATSIHWHGLALRNDMDGVPPATQTAVRAGSTFTYRFIADTPGTYFFHPHVGVQLDRGLYAPLIVEDPKEPLSYDDEWVVVLDDWVDGVTGTPDEVFAELRQGMGGMDMGGHDMSGMGGMDMSGDEGGASASPSSSGDGMSMKFMLMGADSELLGGDAGDVKYAYHLINGRVPADPDAYTGKPGRRIRLRIINAGGDTAYRVALGGHSMTITHTDGFPVEHQRTDALLIGMGERYDVLVTLADGVFPLVALAEGKNATGLALVRTGSGRAPKATVRPKELDGTIVTASKLRAADDVGLSPKKADRALRMELTGGMTKYNWAINGKAFDMSDPTAAPLMVEEGQRVRLDFVNRTSMWHPMHLHGHTYQLGSSGPRKDTAIVLPKKKLTVVFDADNPGQWMLHCHNAYHGEAGMMALVAYRA, encoded by the coding sequence GTGAACAGCATCAACCGCCGCTCTGTCCTGCTGGCCGGGCTCGGCGCCGCGGGCACGGGCGCGCTCGCCGCCTGCGGCGGCTCCAGTGGCGACGCTGACAACACCCCCGCCCTGGTCAAGCCGTCCGACCCGGCCGTGGCCGCCGCGGAGAAGAAGCGCACCAGTACCGGCAAGGTGCACAAGCTGACCCTGACCGCCGCGCCCGCCATGGTGGAGCTCGGCGGTGGCGTCATGGCCAGGAGCTGGGTCTTCGGCGGGCGGGCCCCCGGCAAGGAGCTGCGGGTGTCGGCCGGTGACACCGTGGCCGCCGAACTCTCCAATCAGCTGCCGAACAAGACGGCCACGTCCATCCATTGGCACGGTCTCGCCCTGCGCAATGACATGGACGGCGTTCCCCCGGCCACGCAGACCGCGGTACGGGCCGGATCCACCTTCACCTACCGTTTCATCGCCGACACCCCCGGCACCTACTTCTTCCACCCGCACGTCGGGGTCCAGCTCGACCGCGGGCTGTACGCGCCGCTGATCGTCGAGGATCCGAAGGAGCCACTGTCCTACGACGACGAGTGGGTGGTCGTCCTGGACGACTGGGTCGACGGTGTCACCGGCACACCCGACGAGGTCTTCGCCGAGCTGCGGCAGGGCATGGGCGGGATGGACATGGGCGGCCACGACATGAGTGGTATGGGCGGCATGGACATGAGCGGAGACGAGGGAGGGGCGAGCGCCTCACCGTCTTCTTCCGGCGACGGCATGTCGATGAAGTTCATGCTGATGGGCGCCGACAGCGAACTGCTCGGCGGTGACGCGGGCGACGTGAAGTACGCGTACCACCTGATCAACGGCCGCGTCCCGGCCGACCCGGATGCCTACACCGGCAAGCCCGGCAGGCGGATCCGGCTACGGATCATCAACGCCGGTGGCGACACCGCCTACCGCGTCGCGCTCGGCGGCCACAGCATGACCATCACCCACACCGACGGCTTCCCCGTCGAGCACCAGCGGACCGATGCCCTGCTGATCGGCATGGGCGAGCGCTACGACGTGCTGGTCACCCTCGCGGATGGCGTCTTCCCGCTCGTGGCACTCGCCGAGGGGAAGAACGCCACCGGCCTGGCCCTGGTCCGCACCGGCTCCGGCCGGGCTCCGAAAGCCACCGTCCGCCCGAAGGAACTGGACGGCACGATCGTGACCGCCTCGAAGCTCCGCGCGGCGGACGACGTCGGGTTGTCTCCCAAGAAGGCGGACCGGGCGCTCCGCATGGAGCTGACCGGCGGCATGACGAAGTACAACTGGGCCATCAACGGCAAGGCGTTCGACATGAGCGATCCGACGGCCGCCCCGCTCATGGTCGAGGAAGGGCAACGGGTCCGGCTGGACTTCGTCAACCGCACGAGCATGTGGCACCCGATGCATCTGCACGGCCACACCTACCAACTCGGCAGCTCCGGGCCCCGCAAGGACACCGCGATCGTGCTGCCGAAGAAGAAGCTGACCGTGGTCTTCGACGCCGACAACCCCGGCCAGTGGATGCTGCACTGTCACAACGCCTACCACGGCGAGGCCGGGATGATGGCGCTGGTGGCCTATCGAGCCTGA
- a CDS encoding metallophosphoesterase → MTDTSNTRPAEGGEAQAPRQSRPRRLMRYLPLIAPVLLWAVPCWVLLHTGQHWPLPATLVGTALFALGLIGMPLAMMRGHGRRQQDRAAIIGDTLLGTIWTLFTWSVLLGVLLRLALTVAGVGESQDRARIVTWAVLGTTAVLLGWGYAEARRVPRVRRLDVQLPRLGPGLDGIRVALITDTHYGPLDRTRWSARVCETVNTLEADLVCHTGDIADGTAERRRAQATPLGTVRATRARVYVTGNHEYYSEAQGWVDLMDELGWEPLRNRHLLLERGGDTLVVAGVDDVTAESSGLAGHRAHLAGALNGADPDLPVLLLAHQPKFIDRAAAAGIDLQLSGHTHGGQIWPFHHLVRIDQPALAGLSHHGPRTLLYTSRGTGFWGPPFRVFAPSEITLLVLRSPHPPTST, encoded by the coding sequence GTGACCGACACCAGCAACACCCGGCCCGCCGAAGGTGGTGAAGCGCAAGCGCCGCGGCAGAGCCGACCGCGCCGCCTGATGCGCTACCTCCCCCTGATCGCCCCCGTCCTGCTGTGGGCCGTGCCCTGCTGGGTGCTCCTGCACACCGGCCAGCACTGGCCGCTGCCCGCCACGCTGGTCGGCACCGCCCTGTTCGCCCTCGGCCTCATCGGCATGCCGCTCGCGATGATGCGCGGCCACGGACGGCGCCAGCAGGACCGGGCGGCGATCATCGGCGACACCCTGCTGGGCACCATCTGGACTCTGTTCACCTGGTCCGTTCTGCTCGGCGTCCTCTTGCGGCTCGCCCTGACCGTGGCCGGCGTCGGCGAGAGCCAGGACCGGGCCCGAATCGTCACCTGGGCCGTGCTCGGCACAACCGCGGTACTGCTCGGCTGGGGATACGCCGAGGCCCGCCGCGTACCACGCGTGCGCCGACTCGACGTACAACTCCCCCGGCTGGGGCCCGGGTTGGACGGCATCCGCGTCGCCCTCATCACCGACACCCACTACGGCCCGCTCGATCGCACCCGCTGGTCGGCGCGGGTATGCGAGACGGTGAACACTCTGGAGGCCGACCTGGTCTGCCACACCGGCGACATCGCGGACGGCACGGCCGAACGCCGCCGCGCCCAGGCCACCCCGCTCGGCACCGTGCGGGCCACCCGGGCCCGGGTCTACGTCACCGGCAACCACGAGTACTACAGCGAGGCCCAGGGCTGGGTCGACCTGATGGACGAGCTGGGCTGGGAGCCGCTGCGCAACCGTCATCTGCTGCTCGAACGCGGAGGCGACACCCTCGTGGTCGCCGGAGTCGATGACGTCACCGCCGAGTCCTCCGGCCTGGCAGGCCACCGTGCCCACCTCGCCGGAGCCCTGAACGGCGCCGACCCCGATCTGCCCGTCCTGCTCCTGGCACACCAGCCCAAGTTCATCGACCGGGCAGCGGCCGCCGGCATCGACCTCCAACTCTCCGGCCACACCCACGGCGGCCAGATCTGGCCCTTCCACCACCTCGTCCGCATCGACCAGCCCGCCCTCGCCGGCCTCAGCCACCACGGCCCCCGCACCCTCCTCTACACCAGCCGCGGTACCGGCTTCTGGGGCCCGCCATTCCGCGTCTTCGCCCCCAGCGAGATCACCCTGCTCGTACTCCGCTCCCCGCACCCGCCCACCTCGACATAG
- a CDS encoding NIPSNAP family protein codes for MSIVELRQYTLRPGARETLIGLFEREFVVGQHAVGITVGGRFRDLDDPDRFVWLRAFPDMAHRRRALEAFYTGPVWRKYRDAANATMVDSDDVLLLRGPCFDAEPGTREVVATICRPSDAAAFDAYAARHLRSGHALHRTEHAANDYPLLPVRTGQDVRVWFGPAEPPPWPIQRLRLEPVTT; via the coding sequence ATGAGCATCGTCGAACTCCGGCAGTACACTCTGCGTCCCGGCGCCCGGGAGACGCTGATCGGGCTGTTCGAGCGCGAGTTCGTCGTCGGCCAGCATGCGGTCGGCATCACCGTCGGCGGCCGATTCCGCGACCTTGACGACCCGGACCGCTTCGTCTGGCTGCGCGCGTTCCCCGACATGGCGCACCGTCGGCGCGCGCTGGAGGCGTTCTACACCGGTCCGGTCTGGCGGAAGTACCGCGACGCGGCCAACGCCACCATGGTCGACAGCGATGATGTCCTGCTGCTGCGTGGCCCGTGCTTCGACGCGGAGCCGGGCACCCGCGAGGTGGTCGCGACGATCTGTCGGCCGTCCGACGCGGCTGCCTTCGACGCCTACGCCGCCCGACACCTGCGCTCGGGCCATGCGCTGCACCGCACCGAGCACGCCGCGAACGACTACCCCCTCCTGCCCGTCCGCACCGGGCAGGACGTCCGGGTCTGGTTCGGCCCGGCCGAGCCGCCACCCTGGCCGATCCAGCGGCTGCGGCTGGAACCCGTGACGACTTAG
- a CDS encoding helix-turn-helix transcriptional regulator, giving the protein MRASRLVTLLLLLQNRGRMTAQQLAEELEVSVRTVYRDVEALGAAGIPLYGAAGHAGGYQLVDGYRTRLTGLTADEAQAAFLAALPGTAADLGFGEALATAQLKLRAALPAELREHAGRIQERFLLDAPGWYGDADRTPHLAAVAAAVWARRAVLLRYRRWRAPEEIERRVEPYGLVLKAGRWYLVAGGPSGIRTYRVDQIIELHSLDGQFVVPDGFDLSAHWNSYLTDFRARLHTGEALVRLTPKGARRLGVTPAGDGWTETRVPIESIDHAHGEFLRLGIDVEVIAPAELRDRIAETVRTLATRYEG; this is encoded by the coding sequence ATGCGCGCGAGCCGGCTGGTCACCCTGCTTCTGCTGCTCCAGAACCGGGGCCGGATGACGGCCCAGCAGCTGGCCGAGGAACTGGAGGTCTCCGTCCGTACGGTCTACCGGGACGTCGAGGCGCTCGGCGCTGCCGGTATCCCGCTGTACGGCGCCGCCGGACACGCGGGCGGCTACCAGCTGGTCGACGGCTACCGGACCCGGCTCACCGGACTGACCGCGGACGAGGCGCAGGCCGCGTTCCTCGCCGCACTCCCCGGCACCGCCGCCGACCTCGGCTTCGGCGAGGCACTCGCCACCGCCCAACTGAAACTGCGGGCCGCCCTGCCGGCCGAGCTGCGCGAGCACGCCGGGCGGATCCAGGAACGCTTCCTGCTCGACGCCCCCGGCTGGTACGGCGACGCCGACCGTACGCCGCACCTGGCCGCGGTCGCCGCCGCGGTGTGGGCGCGGCGGGCGGTGCTCCTGCGGTACCGGCGGTGGCGCGCGCCGGAGGAGATCGAGCGGCGGGTGGAGCCGTACGGGCTCGTGCTCAAGGCCGGCCGCTGGTACCTGGTCGCCGGCGGGCCGTCCGGAATCCGCACCTACCGGGTCGACCAGATCATCGAACTCCACTCCCTGGACGGGCAGTTCGTCGTCCCGGACGGATTCGACCTGTCCGCGCACTGGAACAGCTATCTGACCGATTTCCGAGCCCGGCTGCACACCGGGGAGGCTCTGGTACGGCTCACGCCGAAGGGAGCCCGCCGCCTCGGCGTCACACCCGCGGGTGACGGATGGACGGAGACCCGGGTGCCCATCGAATCGATCGACCACGCCCACGGAGAGTTCCTGCGGCTGGGCATCGACGTCGAGGTCATCGCACCGGCGGAACTCCGCGACCGCATCGCCGAGACGGTACGGACCCTGGCCACCCGCTACGAGGGGTGA
- a CDS encoding DJ-1/PfpI family protein codes for MAGVNRSRRTVLQAAAASGLGAGMVTSVGASTARAVAPEAGGPASHRADAGPLRVAVLLYDRFTALDAVGPYEVLCRVPRVTVTTVAEKAGLIRTDTGELALEAERSLDSVDRADVLLVPGGGGTKETMENTVVLDWIRHIHRRSVWTTSVCTGSLILGAAGLLRGLPATTFWGSRSYLAEAGAEYTPGRFVEAGKIITAAGVSAGIDMGLHLAARLSDEKVAQAMQLAVEYDPDPPFDTGSPEKAGPELQQLALRLLADAER; via the coding sequence ATGGCAGGTGTGAACCGTAGCCGTCGCACGGTGCTTCAGGCAGCCGCGGCAAGTGGACTGGGGGCGGGGATGGTGACGAGTGTCGGGGCGTCGACGGCCCGGGCGGTGGCCCCGGAGGCCGGTGGCCCGGCGAGCCACCGCGCCGATGCGGGCCCGTTGCGGGTGGCGGTGCTGCTGTACGACAGGTTCACCGCGCTCGATGCGGTCGGGCCGTACGAGGTGCTCTGCCGGGTGCCGCGGGTGACGGTGACCACGGTGGCCGAGAAGGCCGGGCTCATCCGTACCGACACCGGCGAACTGGCCCTGGAGGCCGAGCGTTCCCTCGACAGTGTGGACCGGGCCGATGTGCTGCTGGTGCCGGGAGGCGGCGGCACCAAGGAGACGATGGAGAACACCGTCGTGCTGGACTGGATACGCCACATCCACCGGCGGTCGGTGTGGACCACCTCGGTGTGCACGGGGTCGCTGATCCTCGGCGCGGCCGGTCTGCTGCGTGGTCTGCCCGCCACCACCTTCTGGGGCAGCCGCTCCTACCTGGCGGAGGCGGGCGCCGAATACACCCCGGGGCGGTTCGTCGAAGCGGGGAAGATCATCACCGCGGCGGGGGTCTCCGCCGGTATCGACATGGGCCTGCACCTCGCCGCCCGCCTGTCGGACGAGAAGGTCGCCCAGGCGATGCAACTCGCCGTGGAGTACGACCCCGATCCGCCCTTCGACACCGGCAGTCCGGAGAAGGCGGGCCCGGAGCTCCAGCAGCTCGCTCTCCGGCTGCTCGCGGACGCCGAGAGGTAG